TCGCGGTGAAAAATTGAGCGAAGCGATCGGCATGGTGCGGCGAGCGGTCGCGGCGGAGCCCAGTAACGGCTACATCGTCGACAGCCTCGGTTGGGCCTACTACCGCCTCGGCCGCTACCAGGACGCGGTGCGCGAGCTGGAGCGCGCGGTGAACCTGAAGCCGATCGACCCGGTCATCAACGACCACCTGGGCGACGCCTACTGGCAGGTCGGGCGCAAGCGCGAGGCGATGTTCCAGTGGGCCCACGCACGCGACTTCGATCCCGATCCGGAGCTGACGGCGAGCATCGCCAAGAAGCTGGCCGAGGGCCTGGGACCGCAGACCCCGGTGCAGCAGGAGGCTTCCAACAAGCACGCCGCGCCGGCCGAGGGCACGGGTGAGGCCTCGATCAAGGTGGAGATCGCGCCGGAGCCGTCCGAGGCGGACACCGGCGGCGAGAACGCCCCGAAAGAGTAAGGCCGGACGGATGCGGGCGACGGACCGCGCGGGCACCGCCGATGCGACGGTGCCGGCGCTGCGGCTGGCGGTTCCCGCCAAGGTGAACCTGGCGCTGCATGTGCTGGGACGGCGGGCGGACGGCTACCACGAGCTCCAGAGCCTGGTCGCCTTCGCCGAGATCGCCGACGGCGACAGCGTGACCGTCGGTTTCGGCGCGCCGGCGCCGGAGGGGCCGCGCTTCGCGGTCACGGGGCCGTTCGCCGGCGCGGTGCCGAGCGGGAGGGACAACCTCGCCGCCGCCGCAGCGAGAGTGTGCCCGGAAATCTCCTATGTGAGCCTCGTCAAGGGGTTGCCGGTCGCGGCAGGGATCGGCGGCGGCTCGGCGGACGCCGCGGCGGTGCTGCGCGCGGCGGCACTGGTGCGGCGTGTCGACCCGGCGACGCTGGCCGAGGCGGGGCTGGCCCTCGGAGCTGACGTGCCGGTCTGCCTCGACGGGCGGCCTTCGGTCATGGAGGGGGTCGGCGAGCGGGTCCGGCCGGTGGCGCTGCCGGCGCTGCACGGGCTCTTGGTGAACCCCGGCGTACCACTGTCGACCGCCGACGTGTTCCGGAACCTGGAGCGGCGGGACAACGCGCCCTTCACGATGCCGTCGCTGGCGGACGTGGCGGACCTCGCCGCCTGGCTCGCCACCACGCGCAACGACCTCGAGGCCCCCGCGCGTGCCGCCTGCCCGCAGATCGACGTGGTGCTGGCGGCGGTGGCGGACCATGCGGGCTGCCTGCTGGCGCGCATGTCCGGCTCGGGGCCGACGGTGTTCGGGCTGTTCGCCGATGCCGGGTCGCGCGACCGGGCGGTCACGCGGCTGCGGGAACGGGCGCCGCGGCAGTGGTGGGTTCGCCCGGCGCGCTTCGCAGCCAGCGGCGAGGCGCCGCCCGCCGCGGTGGTCGTCCGCGACCCGCCGCCCGGGTTCGCGGCCTGAGGGTCAGCGCTCCGACAGCTCGATGCCGATGCCCGCCTCGTTGATTATTCGGCGAGCTTCATCCAAACGATCCCTATCGACGAGGACGCGCCGGGGGAGTACGCCGAGCGAGCCTTCGAGGACACTCATGTTCTGGTCGACGACGAGGTGAGGGATCTTTGCGTCATTCAAGAGCGCATCAACGAACGAGATCACGACGAGGTCGTTGGTTCGCAGGAGTTCGTCCACGCAGGTCCCTTCGCTTGTCCCGTCCGGCTTTTCCGCGGCAGGGTGTCGTCGCCTGGCGAGGCCGGTTGCCGTCCCATTCCCGCAAGCCTATGGTTCGAGACATGCAATACCGTGCGAGTGAACAGCCGTGACCACGTCCGCGGCAATGGCGCCGGTCCCCACCCACAGCGGCATCGACCGTCTGGTCGAGAGCGTGGCGGATCGAATGGCCGAGGTCAACGCGCTCATCAAGACACACGCCGGCTCCGACGTGACGATGATCCCGGAGGTGGCGGACCATCTGATCGCCTCTGGCGGCAAGCGCATCCGGCCGATGCTGACGCTGGCGACGGCACGCCTGTTCGGCTATCGCGGCGAGGGCGACGTGAAGCTGGCGACGGCGGTGGAGTACATGCACACCGCGACGCTGCTGCACGACGACGTGGTGGATGACAGCGCGATGCGGCGCGGCAAGCCGGCGGCGCGGATGATCTGGGGCAACCAGGCGAGCGTGCTGGTGGGCGATTTCCTGCTGGGACAGGCGTTCAAGCTGATGGTCGACGTCGGCTCGCTGGAGGCGCTCGACGTGTTCTCGAGCGCGGCGGCGACGATCTCGGAGGGCGAGGTGCGCCAGCTGGCCGGCGCCAAGAGCCTGGCCGTCGGCGAAGAGCACTATATGGCCGTGATCGACGCCAAGACGGCGGCGCTGTTCGCGGCGGCGACGGCGGCGGGACCGATCCTGGCCGACGCGCCGAGCTATCGGCCGGCGCTGGAATCGTACGGCCGCAACCTGGGCCTGGCCTTCCAGCTGATCGACGATGCGCTGGATTTCGCCGGCGACGCGCAGACGCTGGGCAAGAACGTGGGCGACGACCTGCGCGAGGGCAAGGCGACGCTGCCGGTGCTGCTGGCCTACGCGCGCGGCGCGGGCGACGAGCGGGCCTTCTGGGAAAAGTGCATCGAGCGGGGCGAGGTGGCCGACGCGGACGTCCTCCACGCGCGCGACCTCGTGCAGGCGACCGGGGCGCTGGCCGACACGCAGGCGAGAGCGCAAGGTTTTGCCGACCGGGCGCTGGGCGACCTCGCCACCGTGCCGGACGCGCCGATGCGCGAGGCACTGTCCGAGGTGGTCGGCTTCGCGGTCGCGCGTTTGCATTGAGCATGTCCCGCCTAGCCTGCGTGCGCGCGGGGGACCGGCCCCAGGATCTACTGGAACTATACTACAAACTGCCAACCAGTCCGATAGAGATCCTATCATCGGGTTGCATTGGTGATCGAGTTCCTATAGTGTTGCTGCCTTCGGTTGTGGTAGTTGTGCGGATTGATGTGATTGATGCTTGTTTCAAGGGCGATGTAGCTTAAGTCGTCATACGCGGTCGAATTGACCGTTGTGCAAGGCGCGTGGAAATATACGGCATGACGAGCCCCACCTCGAGCAACTCCAACACCCCCCTCGCCCTTGCGCGCGAGGGGCGCCGCAAGGTGCGTGAGGGCGAGCGGGACTCGGGGCGCAACGGTCTGCCGTGGCCGTTGACCTACTCCTTGATCAACTGGCTGGGCTCCGAACAGCACGAGACGGCGCTGCGCACCGCACGCGCCCTGCTCGACTGTCCGACCGCCTTCATCACCACCACCGTCGACGTCGACAACACCACGCGCGACGCCTACCCGCAGGGCACCGTCCTTTGCGACCTGGTGCACGACTGCGACGAGCCGGTCTTCGTGGTGCCGGACGCTTCGAGCGACCCGCGCTTCACCGAGGACCTCATGGTTCACGGCTACCCGCACGCGCGCTTCTTCGCCGGCACGCCGATCCGGGTCCAAGATCACGCCGTCGGCACCCTCATCGTGCTGGATTACGTCGCCCGGTCGCGGCCGCCGGCGGATCTGATCGGCTCGGTCGCGATGATCGCGCGGTTCTGCAGCCAGTCGCTGGAGCTGGCGGCGCGCACGATGACGGCGCCGGCCGAGCGAGCGCAGATCGAGATGATCGGCCAGCGCTCCAACGTGGCCGTGCTGACGACGTCGCAGGACGGGCTGATCACCGGAGCCAACCGCGCGGCGAGCCTCCTGCTGCGCGAGCGGATCGACAGTCTGAAGACCCAGGCAATCCAGGAATATGTCGTCGGCTGGGACACGCTGGTGAACATCGCCACCCAGAAGGCCGCCAGCGCGGCCGCGGACCGCGCCAAGCCCTTCCTCGTCGAGGTGACGACGCGGGACGGGGCGATCATCCCCTCGCGCGCGTCGATCGTGTGCCAGATCGAGGCCGCGGCGCCGCGCTACCGCCTCGTCCTCGAAGAGCTGCCCTGAGCTGCGGCGGCGCGACTATTCGCCGGCGGACTGCGGGTCGGCGGCGGCGCGGCGCTCCTCCCGCACGGCCTGGGCGAGGCGCGCGTAGAACTTGTCGATCAGCTTGTCGGCCGCCGCGTCGATCAGCCGGCCGCTGACCTTGGCCACCATGCCGGTGATCAGGATCGCATAGCTGTAGCTGACGCGAGTGCCACCCTCGACCGGCTCGAAGTCGATCCAGCCCTCCCCGAACGAGGTGCCGAGCGGCCCGTCCGCTCCGCCGAACAGCACGATGTGCGCCGGCTCGATCGCCTCGGCGAAGCGCGCGGTGACGCGCCACGTGCCCTTGATCATCCCGACGCCGATGCCGACGTCGGCCGCGTAGGTGCGCACCTCGGCATCGTCCACGCGGTGCAGCGTCTCCGCGCCCGGGATCGCCGCGGCGAGGCGCTGCTCGTCCATGATGATCTCCCACAGGCGCTGGCGACGCACGGGGACGACGGTGGACCCGGCGCTGCGCAGCCGGTGGCCCTTGCCGTCCGGCATCGTGGGCTCGGCGCGACCGCCGCGGAAGGGTGTATCGGAAAGTTGGGGCGTATCTGTCACGACCGACATTTTAGGTATGCAGCGGGTGTTTGGGTAGATCCCAATCCTTGAAGCGACGCGGGCCGGACCCTATTGCGGGATCAAGGAGTCCCCCCAATGACGAACATGATCGACCTGATCGGCAACACCCCCCTGGTCCGCCTGAAGCGCGCCTCGGAGGAGACCGGCTGCACCATCCTCGGCAAGGCCGAGTTTCTCAACCCCGGTCAATCGGTCAAGGACCGGGCCGCGCTCTATATCATCCGCGACGCGGTGGCCCGTGGGGCGCTGGCACCGGGCGGCGTGATCGTCGAAGGGACGGCGGGCAACACGGGGATCGGGCTGGCGTTGGTGGGCAACGCGCTGGGCTTCCGCACGGTCATCGTCATTCCCGAGACGCAGAGCCAGGAAAAGAAGGACGCCATCCGCCAGGCCGGCGCCGAACTGATCGAGGTCCCGGCGGTCCCCTACAAGAACCCCGACAACTACGTGAAGCTCTCCGGCCGCCTCGCCGAGCGTATGGCCGAGACCGAGCCGAACGGCGCCATCTGGGCCAACCAGTTCGACAATACGGCCAATCGCGACGCTCACGTCCACGGCACCGGCCCGGAGATCTGGGCACAGACCGAGGGCAAGGTCGACGGGTTCATCTGCGCGGCGGGCTCGGGCGGCACGCTGGGCGGCGTCTCCATGGCGCTGAAGGCGCGGGGAGACGTGAAGATCGGCATCGCCGACCCGATGGGCGCCGCGCTCTACAACTGGTACGCCCACGGCGAGCTGAAGTCGGAGGGCTCGTCGATCACCGAGGGGATCGGCCAGGGCCGCATCACCGCCAACCTCGAAGGGGTCGAGGTCGACATGCCGTTCCAGGTGACGGACGCCGAGGCGCTGCCACTGGTCTACGACCTCATCCGCGAGGAGGGCATGGTGCTCGGCGGGTCCTCGGCGATCAACATCGCCGGCGCCGTCAAGATGGCCAAGGAGATGGGCCCCGGCCACACCATCGTGACCATCCTGTGCGACTACGGCTACCGCTACGCGTCGAAGATGTTCAACCCGGACTTCCTGCGGTCCAAGGATCTTCCGGTGCCGGCGTGGCTGGAGACGCGCCCGGCGATCGACGTCCCGTTCGTGGCGGCCTGATCGGCCGCGCCCCGGCGGCGGCGGCGGCGGCGACGTCGCGCTGAACGCCGCCTCGAATTCTCCGGGAGGAGACGATGCGACGCGGCGGTGGTTGCTATGGTGGGCGGCGCCGCTCTCGACGGTTGGCGACGCGGCGCGTACGGGTGGACGACGGGCCGACGGCCCCCCTTTTCACGCGCTCCCCGAGGGGTTGCCTCGGCTCGAGCGGCGTCCCACGAACGAGGCGACCATGACGACCCCCCTCTTCCGCGACGATCCCTACCTCGAGCGCGCCGAGGGGCGCGTGGTGGAGGTGGGCGACGGGTGGGTCGTACTCGACCAGGCGCTGTTATATGCCGCCGGCGGCGGGCAACCGGGCGACACCGGCAGCCTGATGCTGGCGGACGGCACGCAGCTCCCCGTCACCGATGCGCAATACGGGGACGACCGCGAGGTGATCCGGCTGATGGTGGCGGCGCCGCCCCCCGTCGGCACCGTCGTCACTCAGCACCTCGACTTCGCGCGGCGGCTGCGGTTGATGCGCATGCACACCGCGCTGCATCTCCTGTCGGTGGCGCTACCGTTCCCGGTGACGGGCGGGCAGATCGGCGCCGACGGCAGCCGGCTCGACTTCGACATGCCCGAGAGCCCCGACAAGGACGCGTTGACGGCGACCGTGCAGGAGATGATCGACGGCGACCATGCGGTCACCACCGAATGGATCACCGACGCCGAGCTCGACGCCAACCCCGACCTGGTGAAGACGATGAAGGTGAAGCCGCCGCGCGGCTCCGGCCGAGTGCGGCTGGTGCGGATCGGCGACGTCGACCTGCAGCCCTGCGGGGGCACGCACGTCGCGACCACCGGCGAGATCGGCCGCGTCGCGGTGACGAAGATCGAAAAGAAGGGCCGGCAGAACCGCCGCGTCCGTTTGCAATTGGTGGACTGATGCTGATCACGCCGGAAGAGCTGAATGCCCGCCTGGGCGAGGTCGTGGTGCTGGACGCATCGTGGCACATGCCCGACACGGGGCGCGACGGGAACGCCGAGTTCGTGGCCGCCCGGATCCCCGGCGCCCGCCGGTTCGACATCGACGCCATCGCCGACACGTCGAGCGGGCTGCCGCACACCCTCCCCTCGCCGGAGGTGTTCGCGCGGATGGTGGGGGCGCTCGGCGTCTCCAACGACACGCCGGTGGTGGTCTACGAGGTGGGCGCGCCGTTCGCGGCGCCGCGCGCGCGGTGGATGCTGCGCGTGATGGGGCACGACGCGGCGGTGCTGGACGGAGGCCTCGCGGCGTGGCGGGCGGCGGGCTACCCGGTCGCACATGGCGCGCCGGAGGACGTGGCGCCGGCGACGTTCGTGCCGTTCTATCACCCCGAGATGTTCGCCGATGCGGACGATGTCGCCGCCGCGTTGGCCGAGGGCCGCCCGGTCGCCGACGCACGCTCGGCGGAGCGCTTCGAGGGACGCGTCGACGAGCCGCGACTCGGCCTGCGGGCGGGCCACATGCCGGGTGCGCGCAACGTGCACTACGCCTCGCTGCTGACGCCGGAAGGCCGGTTGAAGGACGAAGCGGCGCTGCGCGCGGTGTTTGGCGAGGCCGGCGTCGACCTGACGAAGCCGGTCGTGACCACGTGCGGCTCGGGCGTGACGGCCTCGATCCTGGCGCTGGCGCTGGAGCGGATCGGCACGCCCGCCGCGGTCTACGACGGGTCGTGGACGGAGTGGGGCGGGGATCCGGCGCGCCCGGTGGTCAAGGGCCCGAGCGGAAGCGAAAGAGAGGGTTAACCTTGTTCGTCAACACTTCGGTCGTCATGAATCGGAGGTTGGCGATGCGCGAGGCTGGCTCATTTCAGTTTGCGTTCCTTGTGCCGGGGACGCCGGCATTTCTGTCCAGCTGGCGGATGACGGCGGAGGCTTCGGTCTGGGACCGGCATTATATCGTCGGCGAGGGGTACTCGCTGAAGATCTGCCGCGGGATTCGGCTCGAGGTGTCCCGTCGCTCGACCCGCGAGGGCTTCCGCGTCGAGGACGAGCTCATCAACTCGACCTTCCCGTTGGACTGGATGGTGTCGATGGCGCTGCGCCGGGTGCTGCCGAAACCGATCCGCGCCGCGTCGCTCGACGCGCGCGGCTCGGCCCAGGCGCTGGTGAACGCGATGGACGTCGACTGGCTGCCGCAGGCGAGCGTGCACAAATATTGCCGCACGTTCGAGAAGGGCCCGATGTCGGCCACCGTGACGCATCTCAATGTACCGGACTGGGCGGCCTCGGGGATCCTCGTCAACCTGCGGGCGCGCGAGGCGCGATTGCTGCCGCCGCTGCTGGCCGAATATCGCCTGCGCCAGGACGAGGACCTGTGCCTCGACGACTGGCTCGCCACCGTCTGGCGACAGGCGACGCTGGGAACGCCGAGCGCCCGCGCCGCGTAGGCTCACCGCGGCCCAGCGCCGCGCTCGACGCCATGGACGCACCGCGAGGGAGTCTTCGCGGTGCGTTTTCGTGTCCGCCGTGCGGCGCGGCACGGGGCTGGCGCAGGTGTTGCGATCGCGCACGGGCGCACGGCTCCATTGCCGGCATGGCCTCGCATCCTGCGGCCGACGCGACTATGTTGCCATTTGGAAGACAAGGGATTTCGTGATGGTGACCGTCGTCGATCGCACCACCGTACGCCACCCCGAGAAAGCGAAACGCCCGGATGCGCCGCTGATGCGCAAGCCGGAGTGGATCCGCGTTCGGGCTCCAGGCTCGCCGGTGTACCGCGAGACGCAGGAGATCGTACGCAGCAACGGCCTCGTGACCGTGTGCGAGGAAGCCGGCTGTCCCAACATCGGCGAGTGCTGGTCCAAGAAGCACGCCACTTTCATGATCATGGGTGACACCTGCACGCGCGCCTGCGCCTTCTGCAACGTGCGCACCGGCCTGCCCGCCCCGCTCGACACGGCCGAGCCGCGCAAGGTGGCCGACGCCGTCGCCAAGCTGGGGCTGGAGCACGTGGTCGTCACCTCGGTCGACCGCGACGATCTCGCCGACGGCGGCGCCAACCACATGGCCGACACCATCCGCGCCATCCGCGACGCTGCGCCCGGCACCACGATCGAGGTGCTGACGCCCGACTTCCTGAGAAAGCCCGGTGCGCTGGAGATCGTCGTCGACGCACGGCCGGACGTCTTCAACCACAACCTGGAGACGGTCCCGTCGCTGTACCTGCAGGTGCGGCCGGGGGCGCGCTACTACCACTCGATCCGCCTGCTCGACCAGGTGAAGATGCTGGATCCGACGATCTTCACCAAGAGCGGCATCATGGTGGGCCTCGGCGAGGTCCGCAACGAGGTGCTGCAGCTGATGGACGACCTGCGCGCCGCGGACGTCGATTTCATCACCATCGGCCAGTACTTGCAGCCGACGCGCAAGCACTACCCGGTGAAGGAGTACGTGCCGCCGGAGGCGTTCAAGGCGTACCAGACCATCGCCACCGCGAAGGGCTTCCTCATGGTCTCGGCCTCGCCGCTGACCCGGTCGTCCTACCATGCGGGCGAGGACTTCGCCCGGCTGCGCGCCGCCCGCGAGGCGCGGCAGGCCGCGGGAACGGGGCGGGTCGACAGGGAGCGCGCCTGATGCCCCAGTTCGAGACCACGCGGCGCGTCAAACACGGGGTCGACAATATGTTCGACCTCGTCGCCGACGTGAACGCGTATCCGCGCTTCGTGCCGCTGTGCAAATCGCTCAGCGTGCGCCGGCGCGACACGCTGCCCGACGGACGCGAGGTGCTCGTCGCGGAGATGACGGTCGCCTACAAGTTCATCCGCGAGACGTTCACCTCGCGCGTGGTGCTGGACCGGGCGAACAAGGTCATCGACGTGACCTACCTCGACGGACCGTTCAAGGAGCTCTTCAACCGGTGGACCTTCACCCCGGTGGACGAGGCGACCACGGACGTCCACTTCTCCATCCGCTACGAGTTCAAGAGCCGGACGCTGGCGGCCGTCATGGGCCAGGTGTTCGATCACGCCTTCCGACGCTTCGCCGCCGCCTTCGAGGAACGGGCCGACAAGGTCTACGGCCTGCCCGCCTGACGCGCCTGCCCCGACGCGACGCCCGGGATTGACGTTCGCGGCGCATCGGCCTATCGCCTCGTCGAGGTGAGAGACGCCTGCCGCTCGCCGGGCCCGGCCCGATGGTGAAGATCTCCCGGTTGCCCCGGTTCGACCCGTGAACGGCCCCTACGGTCCGACGGCAAGGCGAGCCCCGTTCTGCGCGACCGACGGGATCCATCACGATGACGACCACACTCCACACACGCGACCATGCGCGCGCCCGTGCGCGGGCGCTACGCGCCGAGTTGGCCCGCGCCGGCCACTCGATCAGCCACGCCAAGGCGCTCGAGCGTGTCGCCCACGAGGAGGGCTACGCCAGCTGGAACGCGCTCTGTGCGCGGCTGAGCAATGCACCGGACGTGCCGCTCGCGCTCGGCCAGCGCGTGGCGGGCCGCTATCTCGGCCAGGCCTTCTCCGGCACCGTCCACACGATACGCACGATCGGCGCGGGCGAAGCCTTCGAAATCGAACTCGTCCTCGACGCACCGATCGACGTCGTCACCTTCCCCACCTTCTCGTTCTACCGCTCGCGCGTCCGCGGCACGATTTCGCCGGGCGGCGTCTCCTTCACGAAGACGTCGGACGGCGTGCCGCATTTGGTGGTCGCCGGCGAGGGCGACGGTCGGCGGTAGCTCCGCCGGGGCGCCGCCCCGCGCGGCGCCCCCACGCGAGGGGACGCCGGACCCGAGGCGAGCGCGGTACTATGAAAGGTGCACGAAGCGCCGATGGCGTGCTATCAAGCCGAAGCGTCCTCGTAGCTCAGCAGGATAGAGCACAGGATTCCTAATCCTGGGGTCGCAGGTTCGAATCCTGCCGGGGACACCATTTTCCATTTTGCTCGCGATAGCAGAACTCGACCTCGAGAGCGCAGCAGCGTCCCGAAGAGCCGCCGGACGGATTCAGTCGGCACGCATCGCATCGACGCGCCCTCGCTTGCGACCAGGCCTCAGAGTTTTCGTTTGAGGAGACGCCGCCGCCACGGCTGGCACAACGTCCGCGCGTGGGGACGTTCTGCCGAACTCATGCCTGCAATTTCGCAGCTTTTGCCTGCGGAATTTGAAATTGACAGGCAAGAATGCCTGCGTACTAATTGGTCACGATCAATTGTGAGGCAGGCGCGCAGGGGCGTATGGATCTCGTCATCGCTCTGGCCATCAACGGCCTCATCTGGGGCCTCGTGATTGCGCTGATCGCGCTCGGCCTCTCCATCATCTTCGGGCTGCTGGACATCATCAATCTCGCCCACGGCGACTTCTTCATGGTTGGCACCGTGCTCGCCTGGTCGGTCGTCGACGTCACCGGCAACTTCTGGCTCGCGCTCGTGCTGGTGCCGATCCTGGGGCTCGTCTTCGGCGCCGTGATCCAGCGCGTCGTCATCGTGCCGATCCAGCGCGCCGCAGCACTCACCATCGTGGCGACCTTCGGCCTCTCGATCATGCTGCAAGAAGGCGTGCGAGCGACCTTCGGGGCAGCGCCCAAGCGGCTGCTGCCGCCGATCGAAGCCACCATCCCGCTGTTCGGCATCGAGTACGAACTCTACCGCGTGTTCGCCGCGGTGATCGCGCTCTCCAGCATCATCGGCTTCTTCGTGTTCCTGCACAAAAGCAAGCTCGGCACGTGGATGCGCGCCGTCCGGCACGACCGGGAGACTGCCACCGCGCTCGGCATCCCCGTGGAGCGCGTCTACACCATCACCTTCGCGCTCGGCTTTGCCATGGCAGCGCTCGGCGGCGTCGTCGCGGCGCCCATCACCACGGTGGACTTCCGCTCCGGCGTCGACATCCTGCCGTTCTGCTTCATGGCCGTCATCATCGGCGGACTGGGCAACCTGCAGGGCACCGCCGTCGCGGCCGTGTTGCTCGCATTCCTGGAAGGCGTCATCACCGCGTTCGCCGAGCCGGTGGTGGCACGCATCACCTCGCTCTGCCTGATGAGCGCGGTGCTGCTCCTTCGACCGAAAGGCATTTTTGCCGGGGCGACAGCGTGAGCGGACCACGGCACCGCCAGCGCGATCCGGCCGAGCGCCGCGTCGCCGTCATCGTCGCCGGCCTCGGCGCTCTCCTCGTCCTCTTCCTGGCCGCCGTGCCCTACGTGCTGCCGATGTTCACGA
This portion of the Acuticoccus sp. I52.16.1 genome encodes:
- a CDS encoding 4-(cytidine 5'-diphospho)-2-C-methyl-D-erythritol kinase — encoded protein: MRATDRAGTADATVPALRLAVPAKVNLALHVLGRRADGYHELQSLVAFAEIADGDSVTVGFGAPAPEGPRFAVTGPFAGAVPSGRDNLAAAAARVCPEISYVSLVKGLPVAAGIGGGSADAAAVLRAAALVRRVDPATLAEAGLALGADVPVCLDGRPSVMEGVGERVRPVALPALHGLLVNPGVPLSTADVFRNLERRDNAPFTMPSLADVADLAAWLATTRNDLEAPARAACPQIDVVLAAVADHAGCLLARMSGSGPTVFGLFADAGSRDRAVTRLRERAPRQWWVRPARFAASGEAPPAAVVVRDPPPGFAA
- a CDS encoding DUF2007 domain-containing protein, which produces MDELLRTNDLVVISFVDALLNDAKIPHLVVDQNMSVLEGSLGVLPRRVLVDRDRLDEARRIINEAGIGIELSER
- a CDS encoding polyprenyl synthetase family protein → MAPVPTHSGIDRLVESVADRMAEVNALIKTHAGSDVTMIPEVADHLIASGGKRIRPMLTLATARLFGYRGEGDVKLATAVEYMHTATLLHDDVVDDSAMRRGKPAARMIWGNQASVLVGDFLLGQAFKLMVDVGSLEALDVFSSAAATISEGEVRQLAGAKSLAVGEEHYMAVIDAKTAALFAAATAAGPILADAPSYRPALESYGRNLGLAFQLIDDALDFAGDAQTLGKNVGDDLREGKATLPVLLAYARGAGDERAFWEKCIERGEVADADVLHARDLVQATGALADTQARAQGFADRALGDLATVPDAPMREALSEVVGFAVARLH
- a CDS encoding GAF domain-containing protein — translated: MTSPTSSNSNTPLALAREGRRKVREGERDSGRNGLPWPLTYSLINWLGSEQHETALRTARALLDCPTAFITTTVDVDNTTRDAYPQGTVLCDLVHDCDEPVFVVPDASSDPRFTEDLMVHGYPHARFFAGTPIRVQDHAVGTLIVLDYVARSRPPADLIGSVAMIARFCSQSLELAARTMTAPAERAQIEMIGQRSNVAVLTTSQDGLITGANRAASLLLRERIDSLKTQAIQEYVVGWDTLVNIATQKAASAAADRAKPFLVEVTTRDGAIIPSRASIVCQIEAAAPRYRLVLEELP
- a CDS encoding CoxG family protein: MTDTPQLSDTPFRGGRAEPTMPDGKGHRLRSAGSTVVPVRRQRLWEIIMDEQRLAAAIPGAETLHRVDDAEVRTYAADVGIGVGMIKGTWRVTARFAEAIEPAHIVLFGGADGPLGTSFGEGWIDFEPVEGGTRVSYSYAILITGMVAKVSGRLIDAAADKLIDKFYARLAQAVREERRAAADPQSAGE
- a CDS encoding cysteine synthase A, giving the protein MTNMIDLIGNTPLVRLKRASEETGCTILGKAEFLNPGQSVKDRAALYIIRDAVARGALAPGGVIVEGTAGNTGIGLALVGNALGFRTVIVIPETQSQEKKDAIRQAGAELIEVPAVPYKNPDNYVKLSGRLAERMAETEPNGAIWANQFDNTANRDAHVHGTGPEIWAQTEGKVDGFICAAGSGGTLGGVSMALKARGDVKIGIADPMGAALYNWYAHGELKSEGSSITEGIGQGRITANLEGVEVDMPFQVTDAEALPLVYDLIREEGMVLGGSSAINIAGAVKMAKEMGPGHTIVTILCDYGYRYASKMFNPDFLRSKDLPVPAWLETRPAIDVPFVAA
- a CDS encoding alanyl-tRNA editing protein is translated as MTTPLFRDDPYLERAEGRVVEVGDGWVVLDQALLYAAGGGQPGDTGSLMLADGTQLPVTDAQYGDDREVIRLMVAAPPPVGTVVTQHLDFARRLRLMRMHTALHLLSVALPFPVTGGQIGADGSRLDFDMPESPDKDALTATVQEMIDGDHAVTTEWITDAELDANPDLVKTMKVKPPRGSGRVRLVRIGDVDLQPCGGTHVATTGEIGRVAVTKIEKKGRQNRRVRLQLVD
- a CDS encoding sulfurtransferase; amino-acid sequence: MLITPEELNARLGEVVVLDASWHMPDTGRDGNAEFVAARIPGARRFDIDAIADTSSGLPHTLPSPEVFARMVGALGVSNDTPVVVYEVGAPFAAPRARWMLRVMGHDAAVLDGGLAAWRAAGYPVAHGAPEDVAPATFVPFYHPEMFADADDVAAALAEGRPVADARSAERFEGRVDEPRLGLRAGHMPGARNVHYASLLTPEGRLKDEAALRAVFGEAGVDLTKPVVTTCGSGVTASILALALERIGTPAAVYDGSWTEWGGDPARPVVKGPSGSEREG
- the lipA gene encoding lipoyl synthase — translated: MVTVVDRTTVRHPEKAKRPDAPLMRKPEWIRVRAPGSPVYRETQEIVRSNGLVTVCEEAGCPNIGECWSKKHATFMIMGDTCTRACAFCNVRTGLPAPLDTAEPRKVADAVAKLGLEHVVVTSVDRDDLADGGANHMADTIRAIRDAAPGTTIEVLTPDFLRKPGALEIVVDARPDVFNHNLETVPSLYLQVRPGARYYHSIRLLDQVKMLDPTIFTKSGIMVGLGEVRNEVLQLMDDLRAADVDFITIGQYLQPTRKHYPVKEYVPPEAFKAYQTIATAKGFLMVSASPLTRSSYHAGEDFARLRAAREARQAAGTGRVDRERA
- a CDS encoding type II toxin-antitoxin system RatA family toxin; its protein translation is MPQFETTRRVKHGVDNMFDLVADVNAYPRFVPLCKSLSVRRRDTLPDGREVLVAEMTVAYKFIRETFTSRVVLDRANKVIDVTYLDGPFKELFNRWTFTPVDEATTDVHFSIRYEFKSRTLAAVMGQVFDHAFRRFAAAFEERADKVYGLPA
- a CDS encoding glyoxalase superfamily protein; its protein translation is MTTTLHTRDHARARARALRAELARAGHSISHAKALERVAHEEGYASWNALCARLSNAPDVPLALGQRVAGRYLGQAFSGTVHTIRTIGAGEAFEIELVLDAPIDVVTFPTFSFYRSRVRGTISPGGVSFTKTSDGVPHLVVAGEGDGRR
- a CDS encoding branched-chain amino acid ABC transporter permease translates to MDLVIALAINGLIWGLVIALIALGLSIIFGLLDIINLAHGDFFMVGTVLAWSVVDVTGNFWLALVLVPILGLVFGAVIQRVVIVPIQRAAALTIVATFGLSIMLQEGVRATFGAAPKRLLPPIEATIPLFGIEYELYRVFAAVIALSSIIGFFVFLHKSKLGTWMRAVRHDRETATALGIPVERVYTITFALGFAMAALGGVVAAPITTVDFRSGVDILPFCFMAVIIGGLGNLQGTAVAAVLLAFLEGVITAFAEPVVARITSLCLMSAVLLLRPKGIFAGATA